One window from the genome of Thalassospira xiamenensis M-5 = DSM 17429 encodes:
- a CDS encoding IS481 family transposase: MGQILHGCARTTEAVRRAIQDSQESLKVLAQRYGINPKTVAKWKKRSSVSDQPTGPKTPQSTVLTIEEEAVIVTFRKHALLPLDDCLYALQPTIPHLTRSSLHRCLQRHDISRLPDIEGDKPVRKKFKHYPIGYFHIDIAEVHTAQGKLYLLVAIDRTSKFAFAQLHEKATRRIAADFLRQLIEAVPYKIHTVLTDNGTHFTDPKGNGWSVTEIRDMLEKKELFRYHAFDLACAQNDIEHRLTKPRHPWANGQVERMNRTIKEATVKRFHYVSHDQLRIHLTDFLNAYNFARRLKTLKGLTPYEFICKTWTNEPKRFGLDPIQQMPGLNN; the protein is encoded by the coding sequence ATGGGACAAATTCTACACGGATGCGCCCGCACGACAGAGGCGGTGCGTCGAGCAATACAAGATAGTCAAGAGAGCCTGAAGGTTCTTGCTCAGCGCTATGGGATCAATCCGAAAACGGTTGCAAAATGGAAGAAGCGGAGCAGTGTTTCCGATCAGCCAACCGGTCCCAAAACGCCTCAATCGACGGTTCTGACAATTGAGGAAGAAGCCGTCATTGTGACCTTTCGCAAGCATGCACTTCTGCCTCTCGACGATTGTCTGTACGCCTTGCAACCGACGATCCCACACCTGACCCGTTCTTCCCTGCATCGCTGCCTGCAACGTCATGACATCAGTCGGCTGCCAGATATCGAGGGCGACAAACCGGTGCGCAAGAAGTTTAAACATTATCCGATCGGTTATTTTCATATCGACATTGCAGAAGTTCATACCGCACAGGGAAAACTTTACTTGCTGGTTGCCATTGACCGCACCAGCAAGTTTGCTTTTGCTCAGTTACATGAGAAAGCAACGCGCCGCATTGCCGCCGATTTTCTCCGTCAGCTCATCGAAGCTGTTCCCTATAAAATCCATACTGTCCTGACCGATAACGGTACCCATTTCACTGATCCCAAAGGCAATGGATGGAGCGTAACCGAAATCAGAGACATGCTTGAGAAAAAGGAACTTTTCCGATACCATGCCTTTGATCTGGCTTGCGCGCAGAATGACATTGAACATCGCCTGACCAAGCCCAGACATCCTTGGGCCAATGGGCAGGTTGAGCGCATGAACCGCACGATCAAGGAGGCGACTGTCAAGCGGTTCCATTATGTCAGTCATGATCAACTCAGGATCCACCTTACAGACTTTCTGAATGCCTACAATTTTGCCCGACGTCTCAAAACTCTGAAGGGCCTTACACCCTACGAATTCATCTGTAAAACATGGACAAACGAACCCAAAAGATTCGGACTTGATCCGATCCAGCAAATGCCGGGACTAAACAACTAG
- a CDS encoding TetR/AcrR family transcriptional regulator: MPTKKNNDVPDKRRYLPSVARKEEILDAALIEFADRTYNAVSMERLAECAGLSKAGIYAHFKSKEEIFHALLERTTKQICDFQGWLPDEDLTLPELVDVYLDRLYATFSSPATMSIYRLLLAESARTPELVQRWHNEVAHGLKERAQLIIQRNIERDIIRPGVLTEHFFPLALAPALLWLSSSMLSRGNPSIALVQLQDAHRQLLLELLEPR; this comes from the coding sequence ATGCCAACCAAGAAAAATAATGACGTGCCAGACAAGCGCCGCTACTTGCCTTCAGTGGCCAGGAAAGAGGAAATACTGGACGCGGCCCTGATCGAGTTTGCAGATCGGACGTACAACGCCGTGTCAATGGAGCGCCTGGCGGAATGCGCAGGCCTGTCCAAGGCTGGCATCTACGCCCACTTCAAAAGCAAGGAAGAAATTTTTCATGCCTTGCTCGAACGTACGACAAAGCAGATTTGCGATTTCCAGGGCTGGCTCCCGGATGAAGATCTGACGTTGCCAGAGCTGGTCGATGTCTACCTGGATCGCCTATACGCGACCTTTAGCTCCCCTGCCACGATGTCGATTTACCGGCTGCTTCTGGCCGAAAGCGCCAGAACACCAGAGCTGGTGCAGCGTTGGCACAACGAAGTTGCACACGGACTGAAAGAGCGGGCGCAGCTCATCATCCAACGCAACATAGAACGGGACATCATTCGTCCGGGCGTCTTGACCGAGCACTTTTTCCCGCTGGCGCTCGCTCCCGCACTGCTATGGCTGAGCTCGTCAATGCTATCCAGGGGCAACCCTTCCATAGCGCTGGTGCAGTTACAGGATGCGCATCGGCAACTGCTGCTTGAGCTTTTGGAGCCTCGATGA
- a CDS encoding DMT family transporter codes for MFRHRPWGCAAAQGPAWWWLGGVVGVAYITAALVLTPKLGAASFIVSVIAGQVLASLLIDHYGLMGLTPKPAGVWRVLR; via the coding sequence GTGTTCCGGCACCGGCCGTGGGGCTGCGCTGCGGCTCAGGGGCCAGCATGGTGGTGGCTGGGAGGCGTGGTAGGCGTGGCCTATATCACCGCCGCGCTCGTATTGACGCCCAAGCTGGGCGCGGCCAGCTTCATCGTCAGCGTCATTGCGGGCCAGGTGCTGGCTTCGCTGCTGATCGATCACTACGGTTTGATGGGGCTGACGCCCAAGCCTGCCGGGGTGTGGCGGGTATTGCGCTGA
- a CDS encoding IS630 family transposase, which yields MRVELAAQGVDVHRATVGRFLKNINYSNKKTLHASEQKRAEIVRQRQHWTRRRKPFFDRAVNRLVFIDETSTNTKLTKRTGWSPRGMRCHADAPFGGWKTQTFIAGLRCDGLVAPWILDAPMNRRSFEIWIKTQLLPTLSSDDVVIIDNVAFHKSTPVLELLREKGIWLLFLPPYSPDLNPIELAYSKLKALLRKRAARSFDAICEALADICDLFTPDECRNFFSAAGYEAY from the coding sequence TTGCGTGTCGAACTGGCCGCGCAGGGTGTTGATGTCCATCGGGCGACAGTCGGGCGATTTCTCAAAAATATCAACTACAGCAATAAAAAAACACTTCACGCCAGTGAACAAAAACGGGCGGAAATTGTTCGTCAGCGCCAACACTGGACCCGTCGGCGCAAACCCTTCTTTGATCGGGCAGTAAACCGTCTGGTGTTTATTGATGAAACTTCGACCAACACAAAATTGACAAAACGCACCGGATGGTCGCCAAGGGGAATGCGCTGTCATGCCGACGCGCCGTTCGGGGGCTGGAAAACACAGACATTCATTGCCGGATTACGCTGTGATGGCCTTGTTGCACCATGGATACTTGATGCACCGATGAACCGCCGCTCCTTTGAAATATGGATCAAAACCCAACTTCTGCCCACCCTGTCATCCGATGATGTCGTTATTATCGACAATGTTGCTTTTCATAAAAGCACGCCAGTTTTGGAATTGCTCCGGGAAAAGGGCATATGGCTTTTGTTCCTGCCGCCATACTCCCCTGATCTCAATCCGATTGAATTGGCATATTCCAAACTCAAAGCGCTCTTGCGCAAAAGGGCTGCACGCTCTTTTGATGCCATCTGTGAGGCTCTTGCCGACATCTGTGATCTCTTTACCCCCGATGAATGCCGGAATTTCTTCTCTGCTGCCGGATATGAGGCATATTGA
- a CDS encoding esterase/lipase family protein: MAVWLVIAPLLLGGCSILREFGPVVEVHTLDAGEAIELKRGDILTRGKLSDATTQTIRVAALDAQACAKPISADCVEALAVVTGVAADRRLAALSELWLAQAQAMKPGSEQQAAWLETIRYAYAYLFFGDHTPGERAFEDRQTQVRDWYNYAVERAATGMFEVRQQMSTQLPAQTRWNIAGWELQLDMRSARLPGSTAVPAELLPASSLSFRGLRSLYRRDGFGAELVAVMPDEPLTSAPTRDGRPAAKRNRQPLPWSEMPAPSMTILLHPDGDDLDSVLHTRTVRLTVHDPYVESAIMLRGQRVPLAANFTAGYGLWLARANFNRQSLRSLLGREGGIDRPHVYLMQPYDPNRRVIVMLHGLASSPEAWVELTNEILGDEALRQHYQIWQVYYPTNMPIALNHAMIRRALGDTLAHFDPSGQAQASSDLVLVGHSMGGVIARLMVSSTDQSLVQLAADHSRLTPLQIKRIDPMLRFEPFPHVSRAIFIAAPHRGTSVAGGCLGRWMAGFIRFPVTVLEELAHTLAPNAAASSHESLGHISNSVDNLDENDPFVLAAADFPISAQVRYHSIVAQANADVALEDSDDGLVPYRSAHLPGAQSEKVIISGHSVQQDAAAVLEIKRILKEDMTQREEQPIPR; this comes from the coding sequence ATGGCAGTGTGGCTCGTCATTGCCCCGCTGTTGCTGGGGGGCTGCTCGATCCTGCGTGAGTTCGGCCCAGTGGTTGAGGTTCATACACTGGATGCGGGCGAGGCCATCGAACTCAAGCGCGGCGATATCCTGACACGCGGCAAACTCAGCGATGCGACGACCCAGACCATCAGGGTGGCGGCATTGGATGCGCAGGCTTGCGCAAAACCGATCTCAGCGGATTGCGTCGAGGCCCTGGCCGTCGTGACCGGCGTTGCCGCGGATCGACGCCTGGCTGCACTGTCCGAACTGTGGCTGGCACAGGCTCAGGCCATGAAGCCCGGATCAGAGCAGCAAGCCGCCTGGCTTGAGACCATTCGTTATGCCTATGCCTACCTGTTCTTCGGTGACCATACGCCTGGGGAGCGAGCCTTCGAGGATCGCCAGACGCAAGTGCGGGATTGGTATAACTATGCGGTCGAACGTGCCGCCACCGGGATGTTTGAGGTTCGGCAACAAATGTCTACGCAGTTGCCAGCGCAGACCCGCTGGAACATTGCAGGCTGGGAGCTGCAGCTGGATATGCGCAGCGCGCGCTTGCCGGGCAGTACGGCGGTGCCAGCCGAACTCCTGCCAGCCTCGTCCCTGTCTTTCCGCGGACTGCGCAGCCTCTACCGGCGCGACGGTTTCGGCGCCGAGCTGGTGGCGGTCATGCCGGACGAACCCCTGACTTCCGCCCCCACCCGGGATGGCCGTCCAGCGGCCAAACGCAATCGGCAGCCTCTACCCTGGAGCGAGATGCCCGCGCCGTCCATGACGATTCTGCTGCACCCGGACGGAGACGACCTGGACAGCGTGCTGCATACCCGCACTGTCCGTTTGACGGTGCATGACCCCTATGTGGAGTCGGCCATCATGCTGCGCGGGCAGCGCGTACCGCTGGCGGCCAATTTCACCGCCGGCTACGGACTGTGGCTGGCCCGCGCCAACTTCAACCGGCAGTCGCTGCGCAGCCTGCTTGGGCGCGAGGGTGGAATCGACCGTCCGCACGTCTACCTGATGCAGCCCTATGACCCGAACAGGCGGGTCATCGTCATGCTCCACGGACTGGCCAGCAGTCCGGAAGCCTGGGTGGAACTCACCAACGAAATCCTGGGCGATGAGGCCCTGCGTCAGCATTACCAGATCTGGCAGGTCTACTATCCCACCAACATGCCAATCGCATTGAACCACGCGATGATTCGCAGGGCGCTCGGGGATACGCTGGCGCATTTCGATCCTTCCGGCCAGGCGCAGGCATCGTCCGACCTCGTGCTGGTGGGGCATAGCATGGGCGGCGTCATCGCACGGTTGATGGTGTCGTCAACCGATCAGTCGCTGGTGCAGCTGGCTGCTGATCACAGTCGGCTGACGCCGCTGCAGATCAAGCGCATAGATCCGATGTTGCGCTTCGAGCCCTTCCCGCATGTCAGCCGCGCCATCTTCATCGCAGCGCCGCACCGGGGCACATCGGTCGCAGGTGGATGCCTGGGGCGCTGGATGGCGGGATTCATTCGCTTCCCGGTTACGGTGCTCGAAGAACTCGCCCACACACTGGCGCCCAATGCGGCAGCCAGCAGCCACGAAAGCCTGGGGCATATCTCCAATAGCGTCGACAACCTCGACGAGAACGATCCTTTCGTGCTCGCGGCGGCGGACTTTCCCATCTCTGCCCAGGTGCGCTATCACTCGATCGTGGCCCAGGCCAATGCCGACGTGGCCCTCGAGGATTCCGATGACGGTCTTGTCCCCTACCGCAGCGCACATCTTCCCGGCGCACAGTCCGAGAAAGTCATCATTTCAGGACACAGCGTGCAACAGGACGCGGCGGCAGTGCTGGAAATCAAGCGCATTCTGAAAGAGGACATGACGCAGCGGGAAGAGCAACCCATACCGCGCTAG
- a CDS encoding DUF4105 domain-containing protein produces the protein MSKVTQKVRHLPMRRVIGIAVLLLTAWGTLALWHQMPQHSAARWIATLAWSASGLSVAVSLAGLLERRTRRIAGFVFGAATAALLMWWGTLQPSHQRAWADDVAQLLEAGIDGSHVHLKNVRNFEWRSETDYTPHWENRTYDLDRLSSADLVLSYWMGPHIAHTLVSFGFDGGERVVFSLEIRKERNESFSAVGGFFRQFEQILVAADERDIVRTRSNARGEDVYLYRLQMSQANVRALFLEYLHAANELRRTPRFYNTLTSNCTTIVFELARLIAPALPMDYRLLLSGHFAEYIHDLHGLTPGHRYAELQALGHINERALASDASGDDFSMSIRQGVPGVPADEVSP, from the coding sequence ATGAGCAAGGTGACGCAAAAAGTCAGGCACCTCCCCATGCGCCGGGTGATCGGCATTGCGGTGCTATTGCTGACTGCGTGGGGCACCCTGGCCCTGTGGCACCAGATGCCGCAACATTCAGCGGCTCGCTGGATCGCCACTCTGGCGTGGTCTGCCTCGGGGCTGTCCGTCGCAGTGTCGCTGGCAGGCCTGCTTGAAAGACGGACACGCAGGATCGCCGGATTCGTGTTCGGGGCCGCAACGGCAGCCCTGCTCATGTGGTGGGGAACGCTGCAGCCATCACACCAACGCGCATGGGCTGACGATGTCGCCCAGTTGCTGGAGGCCGGAATCGACGGCAGCCACGTTCACCTGAAAAATGTACGTAACTTCGAGTGGCGCAGCGAAACCGACTACACCCCGCATTGGGAGAACCGCACATACGATCTGGACCGCTTGAGCAGTGCCGACCTGGTACTTTCCTACTGGATGGGACCGCACATTGCGCACACACTGGTGTCGTTCGGCTTCGACGGTGGCGAGCGGGTAGTGTTCTCACTGGAAATACGCAAGGAGCGCAACGAGTCCTTCTCGGCGGTCGGCGGATTCTTCCGTCAGTTCGAGCAGATCCTGGTAGCCGCCGATGAGCGCGACATTGTGCGTACGCGCAGCAATGCGCGAGGCGAGGATGTTTATCTCTATCGGTTGCAGATGAGTCAGGCGAATGTCCGCGCGTTGTTTCTGGAGTATCTGCACGCGGCCAATGAACTGCGGCGCACACCACGCTTTTACAACACACTGACCAGTAACTGCACGACCATCGTATTCGAGCTGGCTCGGCTCATTGCGCCCGCATTACCGATGGACTATCGCCTGCTGCTGTCCGGACACTTTGCGGAATACATCCATGACCTGCACGGATTGACGCCCGGCCATCGCTACGCAGAACTGCAGGCACTGGGGCACATCAACGAACGCGCACTGGCCTCTGACGCATCAGGAGACGACTTCTCGATGTCGATTCGACAAGGTGTGCCCGGCGTGCCGGCCGACGAGGTATCTCCATGA